Within Thermococcus indicus, the genomic segment AACGCCCTCGAGCTCGTATGTGAAGCCGAGGTGGTGCATCACGCTCTCAAGTATTTCCTTGGCCTCGGTGAAGGTAACGCGCGGGTGGGCGAGGGCAACGGCGACCTTGCTCTCACTGACCGTTTTGGTCTCCCTGCTCTCGTCTATGAGCGTAGCCTTCCCGACCTCGAAGATTCTCTGCGGGTACTCCTCGTGGGTGTTCTGGCTCAGGAAATCGAGGAGGCTCGGGATGAGCCAGACCCGCAGGGCGGACCACTTGGGGCTTATGGGGTTCTCTATCTCAACGAGCTCCGCGGGCGGGTGGCTGAAGCGGTCCTCACCGGGTTCGAGCAGCATCTTCCCGTACTGGGATTCCCTGTTCGTCAGGTTGAAGGTCATGACCTCCTGGAGGCCGTAGCCGACCATGAGCTCCCTGACGGCGTCCTCGAACTCGATGAACTTGTCGCCCCTTCCCTGGACGGCCAGCTCCGGCTCCTCCGGTTCCATTTCGTTGTATCCGTAGGCTATGAGCACGTCCTCCAGGACGTCGCGGGCGTGCATTATGTCGTCGCGGAAGGCCGGATAGCGGAGTCTTGCTCTGCCATCGACGATTTCGACGCTGTACATCATCCTCTCAAGGAGGTCTTTGATATCCCCGTCACTCAGCTCGAGGCCGGTGAGCCTCTTGATGTAATCGAGCTCGACCTCAAACTCCTTCGGGGTGAGGTCGGGGGTCCTGATCTCGAAGTCCGGGTAGACAACCTTAACGCTCTTGATCTTCCCTCCGCGCTCCGCTAAAGCCGTTACGACGACGTTGAGGGCGAGCATGACTTTGTTCAAGTCCCAGCCGGTCACGTCGATGAGGACGTTTCTCGTCTCCGGGGTCACCCTGCCGGTTATCTCGGAGTTTATAATTGGGGGCATCGAGAGGACTTTGCCCTCGCTGTCAACGAGCAGGGGGTAATAGGGTTTGTCCCTGATCAGGTGGCCGTACTCCTTCCCCTTTTCGTGCTTCTCCAGTATCTCCTCGAGCGTCATCTCCTCCTCGAAGCCCAGCGGGACGAACTTTTCGGTCTTCTCTGCGGCGCGGTAGTAGATCGGCGGCTTTATCTTGTCGAAGTCGAAGACGCCTATCGCTACCTCTCTCCTCCTCCTTCCGAACGTTAGGGCGACCTTTTCCTGGAGGTTTATCATCTGCCTGAGTGCCTCCTCGTCGAGGCTGAGACCCTCAACGATGGCGTAGAGACCGTAGGGGCGGATATCCTTCAGCTTCTCATCAACGTAAACGGTTACACCGCTCTCCTCGACTTCGTATTTCGGAAGGCCCTTTTCAAAGCCGAGCGCCCAGCGGATCTGCCTCGCTATTCCCTCGGCGCTCCAGAGGTCGGGCCTGTTGGTGTCCTTTGAGTCCACCTTGAAGTATATCCTGCCGTCCTCCTCCCAGACGTCGTCCAGCTCGCATTTCGCGTAGAGGAAGAGGTCTTCCCACTCCTCAACGCTGAATTCCTTTCCGACCAGCCTCTCAAGGTCAGCCTTGGAAACATCGAACTTCGGCATGAGCATCACCTCACCAGACCAGCCTCGCCTCCCTCAGCCAGCGCAGGTCGTAGCTGAAGAGGTAGCGGATGTCGTCTATTCCGAGTTTGAACATAGCAAGCCTGTCGATTCCTATTCCCCAGGCTATGACAGGGACATCAACTCTGAGGGCCTTCGTCATCTCCTCGCGGAAGATTCCGGCACCGCCGAACTCAACCCAGCCGAGCTCGGGGTGGTAGGCGCTCATCTGGACGCTCGGCTCGGTGAACGGGTAGTAGTCCGGCAGGAACTTGACCTTCTTGGCCCCGGCTATCTCCACCGCGAAGCGCTTGAGTATCCCGAGGAGGTTCCTGAAGTTCAAATCCTCGCCGACGACGAAGCCATCGACCTGGTTGAACTCTATGAGGTGGGTCCTGTCGAGGACGTCCGGACGGAAGACGCGCTGAATCGTGAAGTATTTTCCGGGTATCTCAACGCCCCTGGCGAGCTGTCTGCCGCTCAGGGCGGTTCCGTGTGCCCTCGGCATGAGGAGCATGGCCCTCTCCGGAGACCAGACGTAGCCCCAGCCGCGGGAACCCGTATCGCCGCCGTGCTCGTGGGCGGCCTTGACGCTGGCGACGAGTTCCTCCACAGGCAGATGGCCGCTCTTCGGGTATTTGAGCTGGTAGGTATCGGTCCAGTCCCTGGCGGGGTGGTTCTGGGGCTGGAAGAGCGCATCGAAGTTCCAGAACTGGGTTTCTATGAGACTCTTGACCGTCATCTCGATGAAGCCCATCTCGATGAGCCTTCTCCTAATTTTGTCGAGGAAGGCCCTGTAGGGCTGCTTCTTGCCCGGGTAAATCCTCCGAACCGGTGCCGAGATGTTGAAGCGCTTGAACTCGACCTCGCGCCATTTTCCGGACTTTATCAGCTCGGGGGTCAGGTTGGAGACCTCCTCCTTCAGCTCAATGCCGCCCTTCACGAGCTCCGCTCCCTCTGGGGTTATCTCGACGAACCTCTCGGTAACGGAATCTTCCTCCGCAATCTTCCTTCTCTTGAGCTCTTTAACGGGAATGAGTCCCTCAATCTCGCCCAGGGGTACGGTCCCCTTCTCCGTGAGGAGTTTGAGTGCGACATCGACGGGCCTCTCTTCCGCGTTGAGTCCCTTCTCGGTGATTTCGAGGACTAACTTCCCGTCCTCCTTCCTAACGCTCGCCCAGCCCTCTTTCCTCAGGAGGCCGACGATGGGTTTAAGCTCATCCTCGCTGAGAACGTCCCCCAGGTCATCCAGGGTTACCTTTTTCCTTTCCTTCAGAACCGCCAGCGCCCTCCACTCTGGGAGACCTATCTCCGCGTACTTTCTTCCGGTCTCGGTGAGCCTGACAACCCTCTCACTTTTCTCGTGGAGCTTCGCCAGTCCCTTGCTCTGAAGGCCGAGAACCGCTCTCATAACAGCGACCTGATCCAGACCGGCCCTTTTGACGAGCTCTTCGAATTTAGTCTTTCCAACTTCGCTGAGCTTTATGAGCGTGAATTTCTCCTGGTAGCTTAGCTCCATAGTGCCACCTCCTTGGGGTGAGTTTGAGAGGAGTTACTTAAGAATTGCGGTGAAAGAAAAGGAGAAATGGTTCAGCCCTTGTGCGGGAAGAAGACGACCTTACCGGTCTTGCCGGCCTTCATCAGCTCGAAGGCTTCCTCGAACTTCTCGAAGCCCTTGTACTTGTGGGTGATGACCGGGTCGAGGTTGAGCCTGCCGCTCTGGATGAGGCTTGAGACCGTGTACCAGGTCTCCCAGAGGTGCCTTCCGGTGATGCCGTGAACCTCGAGGGCCTTGAAGATGATCAGGTTGTTGAAGTCCACCGTAACGTCCCTCGGGAAGAGGCCGAGAAGCGAGACCCTTCCCCCAGGGGTGGTGGCGGCGAGGCCCTGCTCCAGAGCCTTCGGCGCTCCGCTGAACTCAAGGAAGACCTCAACGCCGGCGCCGTCGGTTATGTCCATGACCGCCTTGACGGGATCCTCCTCGAAGGGGTTGATGACGTAGTCGGCACCGACCTTCTTGGCCAGCTCGCGCCTGAACTCGCTCGGCTCGCTCACGATAACCGGATACGCTCCGGACGCCTTCGCGACGGCGATTCCAAGGAGTCCGAGCGGGCCGGCACCCGTTATGAGAGTGCTCCTGCCGGCTATTGGCCCAGCCAGAACAGTATCAACGGCGTTGCCGAGCGGCTCCTGGAGCGCCGCGTACTCGGGGGGCATGCCTTTGGGGTTCTTCCAGGCGTTCTGGGCGGGAACTATGGCATACTCGGCGAAAACACCGTCCATGTCAACGCCGAATATCTTGGTGTTCTGGCAGACGTGGTAGCGGTTGTGCCTGCAGGCGTAGCACTTTCCGCAGACGATGTGGGTCTCGGCGCTTATGTAGTCGCCGACCTCGAGGGTGTCAACGCCGGGTCCGACCTCGACCACCTCTCCGGCGACCTCGTGGCCCATTATCTGCGGCGGCTTAATCCTGCTCTGGGCCCACTCGTTCCACTCGTAGATGTGAAGGTCGGTTCCACAGATGCTGGTGGCGAGAACCTTGATGAGCACTTCGCCCGGCCCCGGCTTGGGAACATCGACTTCAACGAGCTCGGCACCGTAAGCGGGCTTCGTTTTCATGATAGCCGGCATCTTTTCAGCCATGGCAATCATCTCCTTAGCATTTACATGGATATCTGAACGGGGGACGATATAAACCTTTTGTGGCTGTTCTGAATCGTTTGCCCGTTTGGGGGTTGATTCCTCCAGCAGCCGTCCACTGGGCCTTGGAGTGTCCTCTGCTAAGCGGAAACCTTATAACGGACGCCAACTATTCTTTCCGTGGGATTTCGGGGGACTGAGCAATGGCGCTCATTGTTGTCACGGGGAGAGGCGGTGCAGGAAAGACAACAACAACGGCCAACCTAAGCGCTTACCTAGCCATGAGTGAGTACCGCGTTCTTGCGGTCGATGGTGACCTGTACCTCCCGAACCTAGGGTTTCACTTCGCCCTGGACACCGTCAAGTACACGGTTCATTCCCTCATGAAGAATCCGGACATTGACCCGGAGTGGGCCGTTTACCGTCACCCCGAAACGGGTGTTCATGTAATGCCCGGGAGTACCCGCCTTCAGGACGTTCTTGGCATCTCCCCCAGGAGGCTGGTCGAGATACTTGACAGGGTCAAGTACAAGTTTGGGGTTGTTTTTGTGGATTCCCCAACAGGTATACCCTTCGATACGCTCCCCACCTTTGAGCTGGCCAACTATCAGATTATCGTCGTTGAGATAGAGCGTTCCCCAATATATTCCTTTGAGATAATGGTCAAGAACGAAATTGAGAAGCTGAAGGCCCTCGGAGAGAGGTATAACCTCAACATCGGAGTGGTGCTTAACAAAGTCAGGGAGTCCGAGGATGTCGTCGATAAAATAATCGAGGTAATTGAAGATGACCTCAACGTGCCCGTTCTTGGATGGATTCCCTTTGATAACGTGGTTCCGGAGTCGATAAACGCGGGTATTCCCGTTCTGAGGTACGCCCCCAAGAGCGATGCGGCACTTGCGTTTATGGAGACAGGTAAGGTGCTTGAGGAATGGCTGTTCGGGTAAATGCTGGTGGAGGGAGTTGGATGGTGGATTTTGATGAACTCGTTGAGAAAGTGGCCAGCGGGGAGATAAAGCTCCATCAGGTTGAGAAATACACGAACGGCGATAAGAAACTTGCCACTGAAATAAGGAGGAAGGCGCTCGAAAAGAAGCTCGACATTAGCCTTGAGAACATAGGACACTACTCGATAGACCCGGAGAGGGTCATAGGAAAGAACATCGAGAACATGATAGGCGTCGTCCAGATACCGATGGGCGTCGCCGGACCGCTGAGAATAAACGGCGAGTACGCGAAGGGCGAATTCTACATCCCTCTCGCCACCACCGAGGGAGCACTCGTCGCGAGCGTCAACCGCGGCTGTTCTGCTTTGACCGCCGCTGGAGGCGTTAAGACTACGATAATAGACGACAAGATGACCCGCGCGCCCCTCCTCAAGTGCCCCGACGCGAGGAGGGCGAGGGAAGTTGCCGAGTGGGTCAAGGCCAACATCGACTACCTCCAGGAGAAAGCTGTCAGCAAGGTCACCAGACACGGGAAGCTGAGGGACGTTAAGCCTTACATCGTCGGCAACAACCTCTACCTCCGCTTCGAGTTCGAGACCGGCGATGCCATGGGCATGAACATGGTCACCATCTCAAGCGAGGAGATAATGAAGGTCATTGAGGAGGAGTTCCCGGACGTGAGGTACCTTGCCCTCTCGGGCAACCTGTGTGTGGATAAAAAGCCGAACGCCATGAACTTCATCAACGGCCGCGGGAAGACCGTCATAGCCGAGGCGGTAATCCCGCGCGAGATTGTGGAAAAGAAGCTGAAGACCACACCCGAGTTGATAGCCGAGGTCAACTACCGCAAGAACCTCGTCGGTTCCGCCCAGGCAGGTTCCTACGGCTTCAACGCTCACTTCGGAAACATAGTCGGTGCCATCTTCCTAGCCACCGGTCAGGATGAGGCCCAGATCACCGAGGGCTCGCACGGCATAACCCTCGCCGAGGTCACTCCAGAGGGAGACCTCTACATTAGTATTACTATGCCGAGCCTCGAGATTGGAACCGTCGGCGGAGGAACGCGCGTTCCGACCCAGAGGGAAGCTCTCTCAATAATGGGCGTCGCCGGCGGTGGAGAGCCAGCGGGTACGAACGCCAGGAAGTTCGCGGAGATAATAGCCGGTGCCGTCCTCGCTGGGGAACTCTCCCTTCTGGCGGCAATAGCTGCAAAGCACCTGGCGAAAGCCCACGCCGAGCTGGGGCGTTAGCTGCTCCTCTTCTTTTCTGCCCTTTTGACCTTGATAACGAAGACCTTTGCGGAAGGTTCCGGGTTCTGGATGACCTCGACGCCCTTGATGTAAAGCAGGGAGAACGGGTAGTCAAGGATGATAAAAATGGCCAGGGCCAGAAGGAGCATAAGGGTAGCCTGGCCCCAGTACCCCTCGATGTTCACTGCGCTTGAAAGCAAAAGGCTCCCAACGAAGCTGATCAGAAAGTTCAACAGGGAGCGGTGTTTGTGTCTGATGCCCCCGATTCTCTTCCGTCCTATGACATCGAGGAGGGCGCGGAATCCTTCTCTTCTCTTCACGCGAAACGCAAGGACGAACTCCGGGTGGGGAATTTCCTTGAGGCTCACGGGCACGTCCGAGGCGGCCAGATAAAAAAGGCGGCCCAGTCCATCGGTTAGCTCTATCACCGTTAGAAACTTTCCGCGGTCGTAGAGGTCCTCCCCCGACGATACCAACAGGTACGGGTCGGGGTCGGTCAGACGGGTGAATCTCATCCCTATAGATTTGAGGGCCCTCTCCACAGGCCGTGTGCAGTTCGAGAGAATCTCGCATCTGACGCGCGCGTAGGTGCACCTCTTTCCGTCCATCCAGCCGGAGATGATGCTTTCAACCTTCGCTTTGAGCTCCATACCATCACCCGGCCCTTCCCGTGCTCACTTTTTCCTCTTTTTGTAGCCCCTCCGGAACCCCTCTATGAGGCCAGACAGGAGCAGCACAAGGGGCAGGAGACTGTTGATCCACTCCAGCTCGTCGTTTTTGTAGCCCAGATAGCTCAGGACGAGAAATCCTCCCCAGAGCAGGAGCTGTAGCATCGCGGAGAATTTATCCACGCCGGGCTTCCCGTGTGCGGACCCCTCAGCTATTTCTCGGAATACCACTTCAAGTGCCTCTTCCTTCCCAATCTCGTACTCGTAAGCCGCTTTGGGCTTTTCCAGGCCATTCACGCCCTTAGTCAGGTAGAACCATCTGTTGATGTCGTTTCTAATCTCGATCACGTGGGCCTCCTTTGAGGTTCCGAGGATGCTTTTGAAATTCGTCATGAGGGTGTACTCGTCCGGGTTCACCAGCCGAATGAAGCGGCCGAGCTTTGATTCAACGGCCTTCGCGTAGTTCCCGAGGGGCTCGTCTTTAACCTCGTAGAGGTAGTAGACGATTTTGATCCTCTGGCCCATGCTTCCCACAAAGGGAAGTAAGAAAAGGAGGTTAAAAACTTAACCGTTTCCGCTTCCAGTTGCGTTTGTTGCAACTGGTGCGGTTGGCTTCCACTCCCGTTCACACTGGGGCCACCGGCCACCTCAAACGGGAGGTCATCAACCTTAAGGCCGAACGGAAACGACCCGCAGGACAGAATTACACCAAAAACCTCAAAAAACTTACGGTTACAAAAACAAGCAAAAACAACAAAAGAAACCATTAAAAGAACAGCCTCAGCTCAGCTCCCCTATCTTCTTCCTCACGAGCGAGCTGACGAGCTTTCCGTCCGCCCTTCCGCGGAGCTTCGCCATGGCCCTGCCCATGACCATTCCCATCGCGCCCATTCCCTTGGCTTTGATGACTTCGATGTTCGCCTGAACGACCTCGTCTATTATCCTCTCGACCTCTTCTTCGCTGAGGAGGGTGAGGCCCTTCTCCTCCGCGACCTGTTCTGCGGTCTTCTCAGGATTCTCTGCCAGCTCCTTGAATATCTCCTCGAAGGCTTCCTTGGCTATCTTTCCACCGAGGTACAGGCCAAAGGCTTCTCTGATGTGCTCATCGGTGATATTCTCGATGGGTACCTCCTTCTTGAGTCCCTTGAGAACCACCACGAGGATTGAAGCCGCTAAAGAGGGCTTGACTCCCCTGGCTATCAGCTCCTCGAAGAGCTCGTCGCGCTCGTCGTTAACGAGGGTCTCGGCAAGGCTTCTGTCTATCCCGTACTCTTTCACGTAGCGCTCGACGCGCTCCTGCGGGAGTTCGGGCAGGTTGGCTAGTATCCCCTCCTTCATCTCGCTGGTTATCAGTATCGGCGGTATGTCCGTTTCCGGATACATCCTGGCCTTCCCCGGGAGCGGACGCATGTACTGGGTGTTGCCGTCGGGCAGAGCCCTTCTTGTCTCCTCAGGAACACCTTCGATGGCCTCCCTGGCGCGCTTTACAACCTCGTAGAGGGCGTTCTTTGCGGTTTCCTCCTCTGCCGCGACGAGTACGAAGGCGTCAAGCTCGCCAAGACCAAGTTTTTCGATAACTGCATTAACCTCTAATTCTGTAATTCCATAATTCGGTAGTTCATCGATGTGGAAGATTCCCTTCACGTACTTCTTGGCCCTGTCCGCCATCTCGGTGCCCAGGCGCCTGCCGGGCTGTATCTCCTTCCCTATAAGCCCGCGGAACTTGGGGAGTTTAACGGCGAGAACCTTTCCGCCCTTCTTTACGGTGCGGGCGATTATCTTCGAGCCGGTGTTCTGGAATATCTCGGTGACGTCGTGAAACTCCTCTTCGATGTCCTCAGGCTTGAGGCCCCTCGATCTGAGCTCGTCCCTGATTTTGAGCAGGTTCACCTGCCTCTCTATCTCGCGCTCAATGATGACCGGAATCATGTCCAGCTCCTGGACACCCTTGATCTCGACCCTTGCTCCGCCCCTGATGGAGACGTTCAGGTCCTGCCTGATGGTTCCGAGGCCGCGCTTGACCTTCCTCGTTGCCCTGAGCGCGTCGCCGATGTACTTGGCGACGACCTTCGCCTGCTCCGGATGGTGTATGTCAGGGGTCGTGCTTATCTCAACGAGCGGAATACCGAGGCGGTCGAGGCGGTAGATGACCTCCTTCTCGCCCCTCTCGACGATTCTGCATGCGTCTTCCTCAAGGCAGATCGTCGGGATGCCGACGCTTCCCCATGGCGTATCGACCTTTCCGTTCATGGCGATTATCGCGGTTCTCTGGAAGCCGGAGACGTTGGAGCCGTCTATGACGATTTTGCGCATGAAATGGACCTCGTCAACCGGCGTCGCGTTGAGGAGGTAGCTTATCTGGAGGGAGATCCTGAGCGCCTCCTCGTCCGGCATGTGGGGAGGCTCCTCATCCATATAAACGAGGTCCGCCAGCCTGTAGTTGCCCTCGTAGATGTAGGTTTTTCCCTTCTTGAACTCCTCAAGGGCGGCCGGGTCGATTTCACCCAGCTCGCTTATCGTCGGCCTGAGCCTGCGCTGGAACGTGAAGTCCACCTCGTCGCTCATCTCGCTGGGAACCGGGGAGAACAGTCTCCTCGTGTCGAGCTGTCTGTGGATTTCAAGGCCCACCTTGAGGCCAAGCTCCTCGTAGTTGAACTTCTCAACCATCATCATCACCTCAGGAACGTGTCAAACCTCGTGTACGGCGTTATCTCTCCGGCGTAGTTCGTGAGCATCATCTCACGCACTTCCTTCGGGTCGTTGGTGTGGCCGAGAACCCACATGAGCTTGACGTATGCCGTCTCTGGGAGCATGTCCTCGCACGGTATGACACCTGCCTTTAGGAGCCTCCTTCCGGTGGAATACACGTTGAGGTTCACCCTGCCGTAGAGGCACTGGCTCGTCATGCAGACGGCGACGCCTTCCTCTGTAGCGCGCTTTATCGAATCGATGACGTAGGTGGGCACGTGGCCGAGACCCGTTCCTTCGATGACCAGCCCTTTGTACCCTCTGTCAACGAAGAAATCTATTATCTCCGGCTGGATTCCCGGGAAGGCCTTGATGATGGCCACCTTCTCCTCCATCTCGTCGTCCACCCAGACCTCGCTCTCGGTTCTCCTGCGGTAGTCGTTTCTCATGAATTCTACCTTTCCGTCGCCCCATATCCTGGCGATTGGGACGTCGTTTATGCTCCTGAACGCGTCCCTCCTGCTCGTGTGCATCTTCCTGGCCTTGGTCCCGCGGTGGGCGAGGCAGTAGGTGTCGCTGGTCTCGCCGTGCATGACGATGGCCACCTCACCGAAGTCGGCGGTCGCCATCCGGACGGAGCAGATGAGGTTCATCGCCGCGTCGCTGCTCGGCCTGTCGGAGCTCCTCTGGGAACCTACGAGGATGACCGGCTTTCCGAGATCGCGGAGCATGAAGCTGAGCGCCGAGGCGGTGTAGGCCATCGTGTCCGTTCCGTGGGCGATGACAACTCCATCCTCGCCGTTGTTCAGCATTCCGGCTACCTCGTGGGCTATCTTAACCCAGTACTCCGGGCGCATGTCCTCACTCATTATGTTGAAGAGCAGCTTCGGCGTTATGTTCGCTACCTCGAATATCTCGGGGACGGCTTTGGCGAGCTCCTCGGCGGTGAAGGCCGCGTGAACAGCGCCCGTCTTGTAGTCAATCCTGCTCGCTATGGTTCCGCCGGTTCCTATTATCGCGACGCTTGGAAGGCCTGGCTTCTTGGGGAAGACCTCCTCGAACTTCAGCTCCTCCCTGGGGGCGGCCTTCTCGATCACCTCGACCTCCAGGATTTGATCCACGAGGATTCCAACGTTGTACCCGTTGTCGAGCTTCAGCGTGAGGGTTTCGCCGCTGGACAGCTCGTAGGGGTTCATGACAACGCCCTCATAGACGCTCGTGTTTCCGTTCTCCTTTTCGATTATCCGGACGTGATCTCCGACTTCGAGGCCTTTCTCCTTCATAAACCTCTCAACTTTCCGCATAACTCTCCCTCCGCCCTAAGCTGATACAAACCCAATATAAACCTTCGGGCTGGACAGGTGACAAAAACCGGCCACAATTATCGGCAAGCTTTGTCGAAATGACAACTATCTGGCCTCAATCTTAAACCTGGGTTCCTCTATCCACTCCGACCGGCACCTTGGGCAGCGGGAGGGGACGTTTATCTCCTGCCGGAAGACGAAGCCGCACTTCCTGCACTCCGCGGGCTTTATGAGGAGCACCTTTCCCTCGCGCTTGAGGGTCTTCTGGATGGCCTTCAGGTCCTCCAGCACGGTTTTCTTTGCACCCCAGCCGCGGAGCTCAAGGGCCAGTGCCAGCTCGCTCGGTGAGTAGTCCCGCTCCTCCAAAAGCTTTATTATTCTCTGCCTGCGAGTCATCATCGCGAGAAGCTTTGAGCCGCGGGATATAAATCTTAGGGTGAGAGCATGATAACCGAAAAGGCTGC encodes:
- the pheT gene encoding phenylalanine--tRNA ligase subunit beta; the protein is MPKFDVSKADLERLVGKEFSVEEWEDLFLYAKCELDDVWEEDGRIYFKVDSKDTNRPDLWSAEGIARQIRWALGFEKGLPKYEVEESGVTVYVDEKLKDIRPYGLYAIVEGLSLDEEALRQMINLQEKVALTFGRRRREVAIGVFDFDKIKPPIYYRAAEKTEKFVPLGFEEEMTLEEILEKHEKGKEYGHLIRDKPYYPLLVDSEGKVLSMPPIINSEITGRVTPETRNVLIDVTGWDLNKVMLALNVVVTALAERGGKIKSVKVVYPDFEIRTPDLTPKEFEVELDYIKRLTGLELSDGDIKDLLERMMYSVEIVDGRARLRYPAFRDDIMHARDVLEDVLIAYGYNEMEPEEPELAVQGRGDKFIEFEDAVRELMVGYGLQEVMTFNLTNRESQYGKMLLEPGEDRFSHPPAELVEIENPISPKWSALRVWLIPSLLDFLSQNTHEEYPQRIFEVGKATLIDESRETKTVSESKVAVALAHPRVTFTEAKEILESVMHHLGFTYELEGVDHPSFIPGRAGKIVVEGKPIGIIGEIHPAVLENWGIEMPVAAFEMFLKPLYRAPYL
- the pheS gene encoding phenylalanine--tRNA ligase subunit alpha, which codes for MELSYQEKFTLIKLSEVGKTKFEELVKRAGLDQVAVMRAVLGLQSKGLAKLHEKSERVVRLTETGRKYAEIGLPEWRALAVLKERKKVTLDDLGDVLSEDELKPIVGLLRKEGWASVRKEDGKLVLEITEKGLNAEERPVDVALKLLTEKGTVPLGEIEGLIPVKELKRRKIAEEDSVTERFVEITPEGAELVKGGIELKEEVSNLTPELIKSGKWREVEFKRFNISAPVRRIYPGKKQPYRAFLDKIRRRLIEMGFIEMTVKSLIETQFWNFDALFQPQNHPARDWTDTYQLKYPKSGHLPVEELVASVKAAHEHGGDTGSRGWGYVWSPERAMLLMPRAHGTALSGRQLARGVEIPGKYFTIQRVFRPDVLDRTHLIEFNQVDGFVVGEDLNFRNLLGILKRFAVEIAGAKKVKFLPDYYPFTEPSVQMSAYHPELGWVEFGGAGIFREEMTKALRVDVPVIAWGIGIDRLAMFKLGIDDIRYLFSYDLRWLREARLVW
- the tdh gene encoding L-threonine 3-dehydrogenase yields the protein MAEKMPAIMKTKPAYGAELVEVDVPKPGPGEVLIKVLATSICGTDLHIYEWNEWAQSRIKPPQIMGHEVAGEVVEVGPGVDTLEVGDYISAETHIVCGKCYACRHNRYHVCQNTKIFGVDMDGVFAEYAIVPAQNAWKNPKGMPPEYAALQEPLGNAVDTVLAGPIAGRSTLITGAGPLGLLGIAVAKASGAYPVIVSEPSEFRRELAKKVGADYVINPFEEDPVKAVMDITDGAGVEVFLEFSGAPKALEQGLAATTPGGRVSLLGLFPRDVTVDFNNLIIFKALEVHGITGRHLWETWYTVSSLIQSGRLNLDPVITHKYKGFEKFEEAFELMKAGKTGKVVFFPHKG
- a CDS encoding MinD/ParA family ATP-binding protein; this encodes MALIVVTGRGGAGKTTTTANLSAYLAMSEYRVLAVDGDLYLPNLGFHFALDTVKYTVHSLMKNPDIDPEWAVYRHPETGVHVMPGSTRLQDVLGISPRRLVEILDRVKYKFGVVFVDSPTGIPFDTLPTFELANYQIIVVEIERSPIYSFEIMVKNEIEKLKALGERYNLNIGVVLNKVRESEDVVDKIIEVIEDDLNVPVLGWIPFDNVVPESINAGIPVLRYAPKSDAALAFMETGKVLEEWLFG
- the hmgA gene encoding hydroxymethylglutaryl-CoA reductase (NADPH) produces the protein MVDFDELVEKVASGEIKLHQVEKYTNGDKKLATEIRRKALEKKLDISLENIGHYSIDPERVIGKNIENMIGVVQIPMGVAGPLRINGEYAKGEFYIPLATTEGALVASVNRGCSALTAAGGVKTTIIDDKMTRAPLLKCPDARRAREVAEWVKANIDYLQEKAVSKVTRHGKLRDVKPYIVGNNLYLRFEFETGDAMGMNMVTISSEEIMKVIEEEFPDVRYLALSGNLCVDKKPNAMNFINGRGKTVIAEAVIPREIVEKKLKTTPELIAEVNYRKNLVGSAQAGSYGFNAHFGNIVGAIFLATGQDEAQITEGSHGITLAEVTPEGDLYISITMPSLEIGTVGGGTRVPTQREALSIMGVAGGGEPAGTNARKFAEIIAGAVLAGELSLLAAIAAKHLAKAHAELGR
- the gatE gene encoding Glu-tRNA(Gln) amidotransferase subunit GatE, producing MVEKFNYEELGLKVGLEIHRQLDTRRLFSPVPSEMSDEVDFTFQRRLRPTISELGEIDPAALEEFKKGKTYIYEGNYRLADLVYMDEEPPHMPDEEALRISLQISYLLNATPVDEVHFMRKIVIDGSNVSGFQRTAIIAMNGKVDTPWGSVGIPTICLEEDACRIVERGEKEVIYRLDRLGIPLVEISTTPDIHHPEQAKVVAKYIGDALRATRKVKRGLGTIRQDLNVSIRGGARVEIKGVQELDMIPVIIEREIERQVNLLKIRDELRSRGLKPEDIEEEFHDVTEIFQNTGSKIIARTVKKGGKVLAVKLPKFRGLIGKEIQPGRRLGTEMADRAKKYVKGIFHIDELPNYGITELEVNAVIEKLGLGELDAFVLVAAEEETAKNALYEVVKRAREAIEGVPEETRRALPDGNTQYMRPLPGKARMYPETDIPPILITSEMKEGILANLPELPQERVERYVKEYGIDRSLAETLVNDERDELFEELIARGVKPSLAASILVVVLKGLKKEVPIENITDEHIREAFGLYLGGKIAKEAFEEIFKELAENPEKTAEQVAEEKGLTLLSEEEVERIIDEVVQANIEVIKAKGMGAMGMVMGRAMAKLRGRADGKLVSSLVRKKIGELS
- the gatD gene encoding Glu-tRNA(Gln) amidotransferase subunit GatD, yielding MRKVERFMKEKGLEVGDHVRIIEKENGNTSVYEGVVMNPYELSSGETLTLKLDNGYNVGILVDQILEVEVIEKAAPREELKFEEVFPKKPGLPSVAIIGTGGTIASRIDYKTGAVHAAFTAEELAKAVPEIFEVANITPKLLFNIMSEDMRPEYWVKIAHEVAGMLNNGEDGVVIAHGTDTMAYTASALSFMLRDLGKPVILVGSQRSSDRPSSDAAMNLICSVRMATADFGEVAIVMHGETSDTYCLAHRGTKARKMHTSRRDAFRSINDVPIARIWGDGKVEFMRNDYRRRTESEVWVDDEMEEKVAIIKAFPGIQPEIIDFFVDRGYKGLVIEGTGLGHVPTYVIDSIKRATEEGVAVCMTSQCLYGRVNLNVYSTGRRLLKAGVIPCEDMLPETAYVKLMWVLGHTNDPKEVREMMLTNYAGEITPYTRFDTFLR
- a CDS encoding transcriptional regulator produces the protein MMTRRQRIIKLLEERDYSPSELALALELRGWGAKKTVLEDLKAIQKTLKREGKVLLIKPAECRKCGFVFRQEINVPSRCPRCRSEWIEEPRFKIEAR